The Musa acuminata AAA Group cultivar baxijiao chromosome BXJ1-8, Cavendish_Baxijiao_AAA, whole genome shotgun sequence genomic sequence ttttttaagtataCTTTTTTGTTTTAAACTTATAAATTTATCTAATATGAGCATTTATTAATAACCTATATAAAAAATGACATTATTGCTAGATGAACTTTTTGAGTTTTTAACACGAGTGTGCTATagatgtttttgacctttggattaaaatatgaaataatatatttatgttttattcCCTCGGATTAAAACGATATACAATatatgttttgttttgttttgttttttttttgtccttGGACCAAAGCAGATTATGGTATTTGAATATTTTTCTACATTTGCTTGGATCAAAATGGAACCCAAGATAGGGGTAACAATTTTCTTCCTTCATCAAATGAAATTCTTCTTTgactaatctaactttttttttttttttcttttggttgcAAGAACACTTGGAAAAATGAGTCACATAGAATCAACTTCATCGTATTTGATTGATAATCAAAAGTTATCATATAATTATAGAAGAAATCCATTAAGAATATAAATCGGATAATATATCATCtacaaatttaaatttttagccatggtaaaaaaaaaagatgattcaaAAGGAAAAATCAGGTGTGAGTCTAATGCTTTTcccttattttatttttgtgaATTGGCTTCAATTGAGCTGCACAGTAAGAATCCGAAATATTAATGCACGAAGCAGAAATGCATTTATGTTTCCATCCTTCCTCGTATTCTTTCTATATTGGATCGAACAGTAATAACATTGCCCGAGTCTGGAAGTTTGATCGCTCATAGTGGGACTGAGGTTGTTTATGGCCATTTCCAATCCCTTGTTTATGCAGCTGCAGTTACTTTGCCAAAGCCAGAAGTGTAACAacaccctctctctctttctctctctctctccatacgtTATCATCCAAATGACCTTTACCACCTTCACTGAAAAGGATTTCACGTTGAACTCGTTTGCCTCTCAAATCATGAGGGAAGAACCGTGTGTTCCTCGTGGATGAATAAGACAAGGTTGATCACATGCGAGTTACTCTtgcaattttctttatttttttgtataaAAATTAAGTGATAAATATGATATATCGAGTGAGCTCTTCAACTCTCAACGATATTGTCATCTTTCTTTCTTACTAGTCAATATGATGAcattgaataaataaataaatatatatatatatatatatatatatatatatatatatatataaaacaattgACTTAGAGGATATTTTATGAGAGCCAGACATTGGTATATGACACATCTTTGTGCCCCTAATATACTTGaagatttgttttcatatttgcTTGATCCACATACTCTTGGGTTCCTTCTTACTCTGAATTGAAATTTTACTCTTTAAAAACTGCATTtgaggaacataaaataaaacatcaaTATCTTTTTTCAAAGTggcactgctctctctctctctctctacaattttacgagaagtgaaaaaaaaaaagaaaaagaaaaagcagaGAAATTGAGAGAGGCCACAGTAGGAGGATCAAAAGCAACACGAGTTACAAGGTAGCTTTTTAGCTTTAGGCCTTTTTAAGCGTGCTCCCACGGGAAGCAACCGGTCAACGCACGCTGACCGTGCGTTACTGGTCCGTTCCACCACTGCCCCGATGGCAAAACCGTCATTTCATCCCAAATCTTCTACATGTCGtctccgctctctctctctcgctcctctGCTACAACTATATATGTGGCCGGCAGTCTTATCTAGCTGTCTTCCCCCCTGAGACTTCCGCAACGCACACCCTCTAGGCTGCCGGATTGTAGGGAGCCATGCGAACGAGAAGAGGCCTCTGCTACCCCAGGACGCAGTGGGAAGCGCATTGGAGGtcgtcggaggaggaggagaggatgagTAGGAAGAGGAGGCGGCGGCTCCCCCCCGGCGAAGCAGCGGTTGGAAGAAAGGACTTCGGCTGGAAGATGGCGACCGAGGCTGTCTCCGAGGACAGCCCCGACTTCTTCGATGGCCTCCCAGACGACCTGGTCGTCTCTATCCTCTGCAAGCTTAGCGCCTCGGCCACTtctccctccgatctcatcagcGTGCTCGTGACGTACTATTCCTTCCGTCTTCCCTTCTCCCTTTGCTTGAATCTTCCGCTCCTTTGTCTCTGTTTTCCTTGATAAAAATCTGATTTCTATTGATTGATAGATGCAAGAGGCTGAACAGATTGGGATTAAATCCGCTCGTTCTTCACATGGCGTCGGTGAAATCACTTGCAGTTCGAGCGAAGAAGTGGTCGGAATCCGCGCACAGGTTCTTGAAGCGGTGCGCCGACGCCGGAAACCTCGAAGCTTGCTATATTTTGGGCATGGTGGGCGTAGTCTCCCCTGTTTGATAGATTAGTTTGGAGAAGATGAGGGGATCAGCATTTGTTTTACCGTGTTATTGTCTGGCTTGGCAGATCCGCTTCTACTGTCTACAGAACAGGGGAAGCGGCGCGTCGCTGATGGCCCGGGCAGCGATGGGCTCCCACGCGGCGGCGCTGTACTCCCTCGCGGTGATACAGTTCAACGGGAGCGGAGGAGCCAAGGGCGACAAGGACCTGCGCGCGGGCGTCGCCCTGTGTGCCCGGGCGGCCTTCCTCGGCCACGTCGACGCGCTGCGGGAGCTCGGCCACTGCCTCCAGGACGGCTACGGCGTGCGTCGGAACATCGCCGAGGGCCGCCGCTTCCTGGTCCAGGCCAACGCGCGGGAGCTCGCTGCCGTTCTCAAGTCCTCGGCAGCCCCCTCCGTGTCGTGgcaccaccaccgtcgccacgcgCTGGTTTCCGGCTGCTCCCTCCTCAGCGATTTCGGCTGCAACGTTCCGGCCCCCAAGGCGCACCCGGCCAACCGGTTCATGGTGGAGTGGTTCGCGGCGAGGGGTCCCGGCGGGGGGCCGGGGGACGAGGGGCTGAGGCTCTGCTCCCACGGCGACTGCGGTCGGCCGGAGACCCGGCGGCACGAGTTCCGCCGCTGCTCCGTCTGCGGCGCCGTCAACTACTGCTCGAGGGCGTGCCAGGCGCTCCACTGGAAACTGGCCCACAAGGCCGAGTGCGCTCCCATGGGGCGTTGGCTCGAGGCAGATGCCGTCTACGCCGCTGTCGGCGGAGCTCCGCCCGAGGTGGACAATGGTGGTGGTGGGGCGATGTATTGATCAGGTGGAGAGCCTAAGAGGTCCTTTTCCTTTTTCGTTttctatgattttttatttttattttttatttttttttcttcttcatgaAATTTACAGTCTGAAATTTTGCTCCAAtagagagaggagaaaaaaaaaaatcaaataatcgaTCGTAATGTGATATGTGATTCCACTAAaccttataaaaaaataataataattcaatctGTATTGTCGTATAGGATAGATAATAATTCtatatgaacacttgtattttctTATATCGAAGGAATCCTTCGTATGTGCACTTATACTCGGTGTTCATTAACTTGCATTACCTAAATGCTCTTTTACCTTGTCAAACTTGAATTATCTCGTCAAAAGGGCTCGACcaattccttttcttctcctACATTAATTCCTTTTACTTGGGATTCTTAAGCGCTAAGCGTTGAAGAAAATGTGCAACCGAGATAGAAATTAATGTACATAATAACAATGACACCAAAGAAAAGGTTATTCGCCTATCTAATAATCATATCATACTAGTATATAGTGATGCTCACCAAACTATTTTAGTTTTTTATACAACAACAGAGTGTTTGACATTCCCATGTGTGTGAAAACAATGGTCAACATGTTGAAGaccatttaatattttttttaaagcaaGGGATGGTGTTGAAAGTGAAATTTAATGTTAGCATATTACGGTGATTTGATAAAGTCTTTAccacatcacaaaaaaaaaaagaaaagtaaattATAGAATTGTGTAGTATGTTAAATTCTACATCGCAATGCTAAGAGCTAGAatcgaaaattttaatgttttgtgaGTAGATTATTTctttgaattaactttttttatttttacataatgccttattgtcgatCGTTTTTATATTAatagatttttttatgaaaacaAATTCTATATCACATTTTAttcatatgaaaaataaaaaaagaaaaatctaaagcTATCCTAGTTTGGTCCCACTTTGAATTATCTTATAAACACTCTTAGACATTTTGAGAAGGAaacttatataatttttaaaaatataaattaatacaaATTTCATTGAAAATAATTGTTTTATTTACTTTCTACTTTTCCATATGACCAGATGtggatataaaaattaatatgctGCATATATCATCAggctattttcttttctttttttttaatcaaatataaTTCTTGATATGGAACATAAGGTCCATAGAGAGATGAGAAAGCAAGTTTGGGCATTGAGAAGGCAGGAAAGGAAGCTGGGTGACGTGCGTGACTCGTTAGCAGCCTTTCTTTTCTACTATATATGATGATTGATTATACTTCTTTGTGTATTGTTTCTTGTGATGGCCTTCCGGTCACTCATTCGCGGTGGACCAGTTTAAAGTATTGTTTCTTGTGATGGCTTTCCGTTCACTCATTTGCGATGAGGTTGAGCTCGTTAGACCGGCGGCCTGAataaacccctctctctctctctctcgtcgatCCTGCGATTACTATATGGTACGGAAAACTATTCATCTGGTTATTCACGAATTAATTTTAGAATCCTAAGACTTGATATCGAGAGGATATTATGATATCGAGAGGATattatgaaataattaatattaaaagtataaaaaggaaaaaaattattttttattagaaaccataaggaaGGATTAAACACTCTTAATTATAGgactaaaaaatgataaaaataaataattgagatatCATAATactttttataattaatattaattattttctcaAACTGTCAGCTACACATTGTTATGTTTTAATTATGAGAGGGTAAATTTTCTCGGGTGACGTTCGCTTTTATTATTAGAATCAAAACAGTCAACTACATTGttatgtatgatcataacttgGGAATCAAACCAAAACTAATTTGTGCATTCATAATTGACGTTATCATCTGCTATAGTATCTTTGATAATTTATTGCTACCTTTATATTTTCGattatcatattttaaattatgctaattgatatttttttatattgtctGTTAAAAATATTAGTCTATATTTTTAGTTGTCGATACTTATTAGCTCTTCCTACCTTTTAAATACATCACATTTCACACTAAAACTGTTATTTTgcatttcatattatttcaaactaAAATTGTGTGTGCTTTTTAAAGCCCTCATATGATAGCAAGGGATTGATTACCTTCTATTTATTTCATGGCTTCCGCCTCCGAACAATCTATGACCTGACCATCGAAGACTGCAAgaacaaagacaaaatgagatttAATGTGCGACAGAAATAATAAAGGAGCAATCGATAAAGAACACATTTATTCCAGCCCAGCTCACAACCCAAGGGGACGGCCTCTACCCTTGGGTTGATTCGTGAAAAGGCAAGCAAAAACCTGCACATCATTTGACCCAAACTGCAAACGAAAGCCCAAGATCAACAGCTTCTCCCGGTCCAACGTATCACCTGTTAAAGCATATATTGGTTCTTTTCTTAACAGCTTAAGTTTTTTTAGATTTATGATCACTCAAGTATCTCTGTCTGTATGATGGTATCAAAGCAATTTATGAGTTTGAATCCTAAATCTTACGTGTTTAATTACAAGTCTTTAGGTAGTGTCCATTCTTCATTTGTACTGATagaagaagataagattttcccaacttgatagaggataagattttcccaattatatgagaaaatctctctattctatttattctgttgagggaaatccttcctcctaatctgtataaataggagagggaatatgttaatagattcaagctaaagctatttcatttctacaataaagcttcttcaattattgtttttatcttctattatttctatcatgtacTTGCTTCGATTACTTGAATTCGCATCAAATACGATATCTATCTCGAAATGGATGAGTCGCAGCATGCTCTGTTGAACGAAGCACTTGCTTCGAATACTTGGATTCGCATCAAATACGATATCTATCTCGAAATGGATGAGTCGCAGCATGCTCTGTTGAACGAAGCATCTGCATGATACCAAGGAGTAGATCTGGAGTCAGCCAAAGCCAAACCCTTCATTAGCTTCGTTAATGGCTAGAAGCAATCTCTCGCAAAGCTGTTCCTCGGATGCCTACTCCGGCAAGTCTAATCGGTTGAAGCTGCACCAACAAAATAAAACACTCAAAAGATAAAATCTTGGAGCATGACATTTCGGTATCTATTTCTGTCACAGTGCTCGCAAAATGACAAGCTGAATGTTTAAGCCACTCGTGACAAAAGTGTGACGATACAAGTGTTAGATTGTGTGGtgctttataattagataagatatataatagaattaattaaattttgatgataaatattagtcaataaaaagaaaatacatattATAGTATGATTCCTTAAGGGATGCTCTTAATGAAAGGAACTCTCTCAATAATTTATCTTAGACACTCTactctcgcttataaatagacaagacctaTAAGGGCTAAATAAGACATCTCATAGAAGGCGCAGTTGAAAGATTATAGTTTCTCTCTTAACCTCCCTGAACTATCAGTCTAAGTGGTCCTatcaaaggataggaagagaggagaagaagagtctAGTTCTAATTGTAGATTTTAGATCTAAAGATGGTACCTTTACAGATGACATGAAGATCATTTTCAAATaacatcaaaaggtatgcatcgtaaaatcgatctaatgttatttgatttcaatcctaacataaAAGATTATTTCCACATTACATATagtatattatagattttatgcttataattggtatcagagtctaatTTCTTGAAATCAAATACATCTGTTGTTTTTTTATTTACGATGTTTGAATGATCTATATTTTATCGATCTAAATTCCTATCTCTTTTGTTTTGTCGCTTGCTTGTGGACAATGTTAGATTTCTTGCAATGCGATTTTTAATGACCGCGAAGCAGTAATAGTCGCTATGCAGCATTGCTACCAACCTTGTTGTGTACGACCAGCGGATATGTTGGTGGCAATAGTTGCGTCAGGCAATGTGCGCGGGCAACCATGCATCGCAATGGCCACATTGGGGTTGATCGTGTAGGCGATGATCGGGTGTGGGCAGCAACCACGCACAAGTGCATAGGCAGCTGCACAAGCGGTAGCACGCACACGCGACAACCGCACGCGAGTAGAACCCATGTCCATTAATTTAGAATAGAAGAAGAGTCTAGTTCTTAGGATGTAAATATGATACCTTTATAGATCCCATAAAGATCATTTTCAAATAATATCAAAAGATACATATCATAAAATCgatctaatattatttaattttaattttaacatacaaatttatttttatattatatataatatattatagattttatatttaaatcttttcgAACTTGGAACTGTGACTAAAAGTCCACGCCAAAACTGAAAAATCAGAACGGCAATAGAAAGCACAAACTGATGCATGGACGTGACATGATGTCACTCGGCCAAAAGGATGCCAACTGACATCAAGTTTGCGAGATTAAGCACCACAACTGAGACATTTGAGATAAAAGGGACTATACAGCACATCTTCTATGTCAACAAAACATTCCCACACTGATTATTCTGTTCCAGGTTAATGAGCATCCATAAACATTAGGATCGAGACAAAAGTTAAACTATTCACTATAGAGTTCACTATAGAGTTTCGAGGATTACACACCGATTATAAGTCTTGAGGACTGAGCACATTATTATGAAAATAGGAGGCTACGGGAAAAGTTGAACTTAGCATGTATGAGCTGTAGGTAAACGGTGAGGATgcgcataaaatatgtaatatattatatataatataaaaaaatttatgttatgattaaaatcaaataatattagatcaATTTTTACTTATCTTCTGATATTACCTGAAAAGGATCTATGTGATCTGAGCATTATCTTTAGATTCAAAATCATTATTAATCTACAAAGAAAACTAGATAATCTGAGCATTATCTTTAGATTCAAAACCATTATTAATCTACAAGGAAAACTAgatacttcttcttttttctatcttttcACAGTATACCTTAGATTGATGGTTCATAAaggttgagagagaaactatAATCTCTTAACTACGTCCACTATGAGAGTTCCTCCAATCAAGAGCATTCCTTAAGGAATCATACTATAATATgaatttcttttctattggccagtATCTGTCATCAGAATCAAATTAGTTCtatcatatattttatctaattataaaatatcatataatataatattctttcACTTGGCCTGAgaagatataaaagatattcaaaatcaaaataaataaaataaaatttgtttgaaaataattttacctaattggatttcaaaaaacatttaaaaagcattttatacatgatcataaattttaaaaacaagCCAACAAGtctaataaacacaataatactatattaaatctAACTATTAATGCGAGTCATAGtgattgtatatcatcaatgtcgtactcctttttatataccacaacattgttagtctttcctaatatagtctatAATGACTCCTATAATATGTCTTATTAAGATAGTCctattattatatttaactataatatatataaacataaatgtaaacatgataatagaaataaattactttaattaagtaaaaaaaaatatcaataatagtattcacctaaacatgcatcatcatatcttttatgacttacTCACAAGCCCTATTCTaaaaacatgttctttaaatattttatactataaagCTTTGATAAATGGATTAGCAATCATCATACTAGTActaagttctcaattgacacttgttgtttgAACTCTTTCTCTAagaaccaagtactttatctcgataAACATGGAACCAATAGAAtacttatcattcttagagaagaaaatttttgtagtgttatcacaaaatatcttcagcggcctgACAATTGAATCGACCACACCAAAtcctgagatgaaatttcataactataaagcttgatttgtggtatcaaagcatgccacaaattcagcttatattgttgatgatgcaataagcgattgctttataCTTTTCTAAGAGATTGCCCCACCAactaacatgaatacaaatcctaAAGTTGATTTCATATTGTTGAGGTAATTTACAAAATTAGTATTTGAATATCTTGTCCCTTCAAGCTGATCTAATcacctatatgtgagcatataattttTTGTCCCCTGCAAATATCTCATTGCTTTCTTTGTAGCTTTCCAATGTTCTATTCCTAGGTTACTCTGGTATCTACCTAACATTGTAATTGCAAAACTGATATATGGTATTGTATAGGTTTGACTATATAATAGAATTCTAACTAtgcacccataaggaatatttttCATTTGATATCTTTTTAAGTCATTTTTCAAGCGTAGGTTTTTcgttgaatttttcacctctagtaatggGTATctcattggctgagcaaagctgcatattaaatctctctaagATACGATTAATACATCCTTTCTCAAATAGTTCTAATAATTATCTATTACTTCTTAATGCCAATAACATATACTGTCTcaatcatatcaaccatcttaaagtttttgctaagaaatattttgattttgtgcaataaactaagatcactactaacaaataaaatatcatacatatataatactaatataataaacttgctcccacttacctttagatatatgcattaatcaatagtatttttcttaaatccaaAAGTAATgatatcatgaaactttatatactattGTTTAGAAACTTATTTAAgatcataaatggatttcttaatttACAAGCCCGACTTTCTTTTCCATCTATGAATCTTTCAGGTTGTTCAATATAGATTTTCTCATCCAGATCTCCATTCAGAAATGTTATTTCTACATTTATCTggtgtaactcaagatcataataagcTACTAATGCGATGACGATTCTTAATAAGTCATTTCTAAAAAGTAGAAAAAAATCCTATTGTAGTCGATGCCTTCTTTTTGAGAAAAGCCTTTAGCCATAAGTCTgactttatatcattcgatattattCGCTGAGTCACGTTTTGGCTTAAAGATCTATTTACAATCGactttttttatgattattgGGTAATTCAATGAATTCCCAAACACTATTTTGTACCATTAATTTGAacacttctttcattgcatcatataaTTTTTCAAAATCGTTACGCTTGTGAAAataataaggggtctctttttattcctatatcacaaTATGATTCTtgcagatataccacataatcatcagaaataacatatttcctttttctttaagatattctcaaagctgccaattgtgattgttctataagattattagcggcgacatcaacatcatgtgatagttcatcgatgttattttgttgttcacccttgtCAATTCTCTCATTGATTTAAGGAATAACAATTtttcgaataggagatgatacgaGAGAATTAATCTGAATCTccttaatatcaaaattgatccttcgagattttttacTCCCATAGATTTcatcattttctaggaatcttgtattattagattctactatcctcatactatgattagggcaataaaatatgtatccattgaatttttttggataaccaataaaatatctagaaatagttattggatccaatttctttttatgtgattgaattgaatactcttatctccgcAGAACACccctaaatatgtaaatgtctcagatTGAGCTTTCTACTAATTCAGaactcaaatggagttgatggAACTGACTCACTGGGAACCATGTTCAAGATGTATATAActatcctaagagcttcaccccatatTGACTCAAATATAAAGGAATAACTCATTATGctcctaatcatatctataagagTATGATTTCGTATTTTAGTAATATcattctgctgtggcacacctaGTAATACATATTAAGTACAAATACCCTGTTGTTCTAGGAATTTAACAAAATGACTAACATTCCAACCAGATTCATCATATTTgctataaaattcaccacccttgtcagatttgataattttaaaatttctatCTTGTTATCTCTCGatctcatttatgtacacttcaagagtgtcaatggcttatgacttttcatgtattagataaacatagtcatatctGGATATGTTATCTATAAATATGAATTTACCTTTCTCTACTAAAATATGGAATATGGAGTGATTCGCAGAtattagtatgaataatctcatggagttctttacttctagtggtatttttctttatatgtttagtttgctttcccttaatgcaatatatataaacatcaaaatcagtgaagtctaaatcttttaaaatattatcctttacttatctttcaattctttccttggagatatactCTAAtcatctatgccacaatatagaaaatatttcattattgaaactacattTCATTATTGTAGGGTCAATAATGTCTTTGTAAActtaagattcaaattaattctgtacaaaccatcacgtaAAATTTCATAACCAacctttattgaatcataaaatatattgattttaccattaccaaaagaaaaacaatatcCTAGCTCATCAATTccagatagagaaactaaatttttagaaatagtagAAACATAACATATGTCAACAAGATCTATCAAATGGCCCATCTTTAGTCATAGACGATAAGTCTCCACTAACATCACTTTCACtttaagtagaatttggcacatcaCTTTCACTTATattttcacgagcagattttggacatatGTCAACAAgatctgtccaaaatctgctcgtgaaaatataagtagaatttggcacaagcacaatgcgtcccttatagcacaattcttttgagtcccaactataatgagccacagaccttggtgcttcctccaatttttttatgatcttactggtctttggatattcctaccattctatcttaatatcctca encodes the following:
- the LOC135587738 gene encoding F-box protein At1g67340-like — protein: MRTRRGLCYPRTQWEAHWRSSEEEERMSRKRRRRLPPGEAAVGRKDFGWKMATEAVSEDSPDFFDGLPDDLVVSILCKLSASATSPSDLISVLVTCKRLNRLGLNPLVLHMASVKSLAVRAKKWSESAHRFLKRCADAGNLEACYILGMIRFYCLQNRGSGASLMARAAMGSHAAALYSLAVIQFNGSGGAKGDKDLRAGVALCARAAFLGHVDALRELGHCLQDGYGVRRNIAEGRRFLVQANARELAAVLKSSAAPSVSWHHHRRHALVSGCSLLSDFGCNVPAPKAHPANRFMVEWFAARGPGGGPGDEGLRLCSHGDCGRPETRRHEFRRCSVCGAVNYCSRACQALHWKLAHKAECAPMGRWLEADAVYAAVGGAPPEVDNGGGGAMY